A region of Paramormyrops kingsleyae isolate MSU_618 chromosome 17, PKINGS_0.4, whole genome shotgun sequence DNA encodes the following proteins:
- the LOC111851302 gene encoding neural cell adhesion molecule 1-like isoform X7, which yields MLHTKTFIWTLIFFGAAASLEVKVTPSYSEISVGQSKFFLCEVDTDTQEIDWYLPSGEKISPNRPDISITLSDRISTLIIYNADLDKAGVYRCVARSGDSEAQGTINVTIFQQLEIKNAPSPQEFTEGDTASIVCDVVASPPPVVTWRHKGIRVRAENDVRYKILNNNHLQIRGIRKSDEGTYVCEGRVMVRGEISLMPVDVIVNVFPTIRIRQAEVNATADMSQPVILACDADGSPEPTVTWTRNKIVLENGNKYSFNEDGSEMTIKGIIKLDESEYVCTARNKAGQQEKEISLKVFVKPKITYLENLTTSELEEQVMLTCEALGDPTPTITWSFGSHVFTEGESDLHNRIYQASWTRPEQHKSADGHVVVRSDARVSSLTLKTVQYSDAGEYLCTARNAVGQEADVAHLEVRYAPKIQGAVTVYTWEGNSANISCEVLAHPAASVAWFRDGLPLPSSNGTSVRLFSTATASYLEVTPESQSDFGSYNCTATNAIGTESKEFLLIQAEVPSSPSLTKVEAFSGSARLEFQEPEAGGGVPVLRYRLEWRQAGRGRWDSKLYEVLEAGGPSALTIGGLKPDTHYEVKMYAINGKGEGDSSQLLAFVTEPVREPSAPRLEAQLQPAGNALRVSWTKQDDGGSPITHYIVSYKAKLASNWRPEIRLPSGSEFVVLHGLDWNTEYNVYVVAENRRGQSQPATLALRTAPAPTAAPATLGCSSLTSALASLLISMLAAILLS from the exons CTTCCTTGGAGGTGAAGGTCACCCCTTCCTACAGCGAAATCAGCGTCGGACAGTCCAAGTTCTTCCTTTGTGAAG TCGACACCGACACACAGGAGATTGACTGGTACCTGCCAAGCGGCGAGAAGATATCGCCCAACCGGCCGGACATCAGCATCACGCTCAGCGACAGGATCTCCACGCTGATCATCTACAACGCCGACCTCGACAAGGCCGGCGTCTACAGATGCGTGGCCAGAAGCGGGGACTCCGAGGCCCAGGGCACCATCAACGTCACCATCTTCC AACAGCTCGAAATTAAAAATGCGCCGTCCCCCCAGGAGTTCACGGAGGGCGACACGGCCAGCATTGTGTGTGACGTGGTGGCCTCCCCCCCACCTGTGGTCACCTGGCGACACAAGGGCATCAGGGTCAGGGCTGAGAACGACG TGCGATATAAGATCCTGAATAACAACCACCTGCAGATCCGGGGCATCAGGAAGAGCGATGAAGGCACGTACGTGTGCGAGGGTCGGGTCATGGTGCGGGGCGAGATCAGCCTCATGCCCGTTGATGTCATCGTTAATG TCTTTCCGACTATCAGGATCCGGCAGGCGGAGGTGAACGCCACGGCGGACATGAGCCAGCCCGTAATCCTGGCCTGCGATGCCGATGGCTCCCCAGAGCCCACTGTCACCTGGACACG AAATAAAATCGTTCTTGAAAATGGGAATAAGTACAGCTTCAACGAGGATGGCTCGGAGATGACAATCAAAGGCATCATCAAGCTGGACGAAAGCGAGTACGTGTGCACTGCCAGGAACAAGGCCGGCCAGCAGGAGAAGGAGATTAGCCTCAAAGTATTTG TGAAGCCTAAAATCACATACCTGGAGAACCTGACGACATCCGAGCTGGAGGAGCAGGTGATGCTGACCTGCGAGGCGCTGGGAGACCCCACGCCAACCATCACGTGGAGCTTTGGGAGCCATGTCTTCACCGAGGGGGAGTCG GATCTTCATAACAGGATCTATCAG GCTTCCTGGACTCGGCCCGAACAGCACAAG AGCGCGGACGGGCACGTGGTGGTCCGCAGCGATGCCCGAGTATCCTCCCTGACCTTGAAGACTGTCCAGTACAGTGACGCCGGGGAATACCTGTGCACAGCACGCAATGCTGTGGGCCAGGAAGCCGACGTTGCACACCTGGAAGTGCGCT ACGCACCCAAAATTCAGGGTGCGGTGACGGTGTACACCTGGGAGGGCAACAGCGCCAACATCAGCTGCGAGGTGCTGGCCCACCCCGCGGCCTCTGTGGCCTGGTTCCGGGACGGCCTGCCCCTGCCCAGCTCCAACGGCACCAGTGTGCGGCTCTTCAGCACCGCCACAGCCAGCTACCTGGAG gtcacTCCTGAATCCCAGAGTGATTTTGGGAGCTATAATTGCACAGCGACAAACGCCATAGGTACCGAATCCAAGGAGTTTCTTCTCATCCAGGCAG AGGTGCCGTCCAGCCCGTCGCTCACCAAGGTGGAAGCGTTTTCTGGGTCTGCCCGGCTGGAGTTCCAGGAGCCCGAAGCCGGCGGCGGCGTGCCCGTCCTGCGCTACCGGCTGGAgtggaggcaggcaggcaggggaCGCTGGGACAGCAAGCTCTATGAGGTCCTGGAGG cagggggccctAGCGCGCTCACCATCGGCGGCCTCAAGCCGGACACGCACTACGAGGTGAAGATGTACGCCATCAACGGCAAGGGCGAGGGGGACAGCAGCCAGTTGCTGGCGTTCGTGACAGAGCCAGTGC GGGAGCCCAGCGCCCCCAGGCTTGAAGCCCAGCTCCAGCCAGCTGGCAATGCCCTCAGGGTGAGCTGGACCAAGCAGGACGATGGGGGCTCTCCCATCACGCACTACATAGTCAGTTACAAAGCA AAGCTCGCGTCCAACTGGAGGCCCGAGATACGCCTGCCCAGTGGCAGCGAGTTCGTGGTGCTGCACGGCCTGGACTGGAACACCGAGTACAATGTTTATGTGGTGGCCGAGAACCGGCGGGGCCAGTCGCAGCCCGCCACACTGGCTCTTCGCACCGCGCCCGCCCCCACGGCCGCCCCAG CGACCCTCGGCTGCTCCTCTCTGACCTCCGCCCTGGCCTCGCTCCTCATCTCCATGCTGGCCGCGATCCTGCTCTCGTAA
- the LOC111851302 gene encoding neural cell adhesion molecule 1-like isoform X8, which produces MLHTKTFIWTLIFFGAAASLEVKVTPSYSEISVGQSKFFLCEVDTDTQEIDWYLPSGEKISPNRPDISITLSDRISTLIIYNADLDKAGVYRCVARSGDSEAQGTINVTIFQQLEIKNAPSPQEFTEGDTASIVCDVVASPPPVVTWRHKGIRVRAENDVRYKILNNNHLQIRGIRKSDEGTYVCEGRVMVRGEISLMPVDVIVNVFPTIRIRQAEVNATADMSQPVILACDADGSPEPTVTWTRNKIVLENGNKYSFNEDGSEMTIKGIIKLDESEYVCTARNKAGQQEKEISLKVFVKPKITYLENLTTSELEEQVMLTCEALGDPTPTITWSFGSHVFTEGESDLHNRIYQASWTRPEQHKSADGHVVVRSDARVSSLTLKTVQYSDAGEYLCTARNAVGQEADVAHLEVRYAPKIQGAVTVYTWEGNSANISCEVLAHPAASVAWFRDGLPLPSSNGTSVRLFSTATASYLEVTPESQSDFGSYNCTATNAIGTESKEFLLIQAEVPSSPSLTKVEAFSGSARLEFQEPEAGGGVPVLRYRLEWRQAGRGRWDSKLYEVLEGGPSALTIGGLKPDTHYEVKMYAINGKGEGDSSQLLAFVTEPVREPSAPRLEAQLQPAGNALRVSWTKQDDGGSPITHYIVSYKAKLASNWRPEIRLPSGSEFVVLHGLDWNTEYNVYVVAENRRGQSQPATLALRTAPAPTAAPATLGCSSLTSALASLLISMLAAILLS; this is translated from the exons CTTCCTTGGAGGTGAAGGTCACCCCTTCCTACAGCGAAATCAGCGTCGGACAGTCCAAGTTCTTCCTTTGTGAAG TCGACACCGACACACAGGAGATTGACTGGTACCTGCCAAGCGGCGAGAAGATATCGCCCAACCGGCCGGACATCAGCATCACGCTCAGCGACAGGATCTCCACGCTGATCATCTACAACGCCGACCTCGACAAGGCCGGCGTCTACAGATGCGTGGCCAGAAGCGGGGACTCCGAGGCCCAGGGCACCATCAACGTCACCATCTTCC AACAGCTCGAAATTAAAAATGCGCCGTCCCCCCAGGAGTTCACGGAGGGCGACACGGCCAGCATTGTGTGTGACGTGGTGGCCTCCCCCCCACCTGTGGTCACCTGGCGACACAAGGGCATCAGGGTCAGGGCTGAGAACGACG TGCGATATAAGATCCTGAATAACAACCACCTGCAGATCCGGGGCATCAGGAAGAGCGATGAAGGCACGTACGTGTGCGAGGGTCGGGTCATGGTGCGGGGCGAGATCAGCCTCATGCCCGTTGATGTCATCGTTAATG TCTTTCCGACTATCAGGATCCGGCAGGCGGAGGTGAACGCCACGGCGGACATGAGCCAGCCCGTAATCCTGGCCTGCGATGCCGATGGCTCCCCAGAGCCCACTGTCACCTGGACACG AAATAAAATCGTTCTTGAAAATGGGAATAAGTACAGCTTCAACGAGGATGGCTCGGAGATGACAATCAAAGGCATCATCAAGCTGGACGAAAGCGAGTACGTGTGCACTGCCAGGAACAAGGCCGGCCAGCAGGAGAAGGAGATTAGCCTCAAAGTATTTG TGAAGCCTAAAATCACATACCTGGAGAACCTGACGACATCCGAGCTGGAGGAGCAGGTGATGCTGACCTGCGAGGCGCTGGGAGACCCCACGCCAACCATCACGTGGAGCTTTGGGAGCCATGTCTTCACCGAGGGGGAGTCG GATCTTCATAACAGGATCTATCAG GCTTCCTGGACTCGGCCCGAACAGCACAAG AGCGCGGACGGGCACGTGGTGGTCCGCAGCGATGCCCGAGTATCCTCCCTGACCTTGAAGACTGTCCAGTACAGTGACGCCGGGGAATACCTGTGCACAGCACGCAATGCTGTGGGCCAGGAAGCCGACGTTGCACACCTGGAAGTGCGCT ACGCACCCAAAATTCAGGGTGCGGTGACGGTGTACACCTGGGAGGGCAACAGCGCCAACATCAGCTGCGAGGTGCTGGCCCACCCCGCGGCCTCTGTGGCCTGGTTCCGGGACGGCCTGCCCCTGCCCAGCTCCAACGGCACCAGTGTGCGGCTCTTCAGCACCGCCACAGCCAGCTACCTGGAG gtcacTCCTGAATCCCAGAGTGATTTTGGGAGCTATAATTGCACAGCGACAAACGCCATAGGTACCGAATCCAAGGAGTTTCTTCTCATCCAGGCAG AGGTGCCGTCCAGCCCGTCGCTCACCAAGGTGGAAGCGTTTTCTGGGTCTGCCCGGCTGGAGTTCCAGGAGCCCGAAGCCGGCGGCGGCGTGCCCGTCCTGCGCTACCGGCTGGAgtggaggcaggcaggcaggggaCGCTGGGACAGCAAGCTCTATGAGGTCCTGGAGG ggggccctAGCGCGCTCACCATCGGCGGCCTCAAGCCGGACACGCACTACGAGGTGAAGATGTACGCCATCAACGGCAAGGGCGAGGGGGACAGCAGCCAGTTGCTGGCGTTCGTGACAGAGCCAGTGC GGGAGCCCAGCGCCCCCAGGCTTGAAGCCCAGCTCCAGCCAGCTGGCAATGCCCTCAGGGTGAGCTGGACCAAGCAGGACGATGGGGGCTCTCCCATCACGCACTACATAGTCAGTTACAAAGCA AAGCTCGCGTCCAACTGGAGGCCCGAGATACGCCTGCCCAGTGGCAGCGAGTTCGTGGTGCTGCACGGCCTGGACTGGAACACCGAGTACAATGTTTATGTGGTGGCCGAGAACCGGCGGGGCCAGTCGCAGCCCGCCACACTGGCTCTTCGCACCGCGCCCGCCCCCACGGCCGCCCCAG CGACCCTCGGCTGCTCCTCTCTGACCTCCGCCCTGGCCTCGCTCCTCATCTCCATGCTGGCCGCGATCCTGCTCTCGTAA